In a genomic window of Sulfuriferula nivalis:
- a CDS encoding branched-chain amino acid ABC transporter substrate-binding protein — translation MPTTFRLSLLTALIGATLLTGCSKSGTDDNIVKIGSASPLTGPQAHLGKDNENGARLAVDEINAAGLTLDGKKVQIDLIAEDDQADPKAATTVAQKLVDEGIVGVIGHLNSGATIPASKIYFDAGIPQISPSATAIAYTASGFNTAYRVMTNDKQQGSALAEYAISQLGAKRIAIVDDRTAYGQGLADEFERAAKAAGADVVAREYTTDKSTDFMAILTSIKSHDPQVVFFAGMDPQAAPMIKQMKQLGVNAQFLGGDGMQTPKFIDLAGADAEGAIASNPGLPLAKMPGGEAFKQKFNARFGEIQNYSPYAYDAVYVMVEAMKRAKSSDPVKYLAELPKTDYQGVTGHIRFDSKGDLTGGAVTLYQVKAGQWQPLQTINSK, via the coding sequence GTGCCAACCACTTTTCGCCTTAGTTTACTAACAGCACTGATAGGTGCCACTTTATTAACTGGTTGCAGCAAAAGCGGTACCGATGACAACATCGTTAAAATCGGCTCAGCCTCTCCACTCACAGGACCCCAAGCACACTTAGGCAAAGATAATGAAAATGGTGCGCGTTTAGCGGTAGATGAAATTAATGCAGCGGGACTGACTTTAGATGGTAAAAAAGTCCAAATTGACCTGATCGCTGAAGATGACCAGGCGGATCCCAAAGCTGCAACCACCGTTGCACAAAAATTGGTTGATGAAGGCATAGTTGGCGTAATCGGCCACTTAAACTCTGGCGCAACTATTCCTGCATCAAAAATTTACTTCGATGCAGGCATACCGCAGATATCTCCTTCCGCGACTGCTATTGCCTACACTGCGTCGGGCTTTAATACCGCATATCGCGTCATGACCAACGACAAGCAACAAGGCTCAGCGCTTGCTGAATATGCAATCAGCCAATTAGGTGCAAAAAGGATCGCCATCGTTGATGACCGTACCGCGTATGGCCAAGGGTTAGCCGATGAGTTCGAACGTGCAGCCAAAGCAGCGGGCGCAGATGTTGTAGCGCGCGAGTACACCACGGACAAATCCACAGACTTTATGGCGATACTGACCTCCATCAAATCTCATGATCCTCAAGTGGTATTCTTTGCGGGTATGGACCCGCAAGCCGCCCCTATGATCAAGCAAATGAAGCAGCTGGGAGTCAATGCCCAGTTCCTGGGTGGCGATGGCATGCAAACACCTAAATTCATTGACCTTGCGGGTGCAGACGCAGAAGGTGCAATTGCCTCTAATCCAGGTTTACCATTAGCAAAAATGCCGGGTGGTGAAGCATTCAAGCAGAAATTCAACGCACGCTTTGGTGAGATACAGAATTACTCACCTTACGCCTATGATGCAGTCTATGTCATGGTGGAAGCAATGAAGCGCGCCAAATCATCTGACCCTGTGAAATATCTGGCAGAACTGCCCAAGACCGATTATCAGGGCGTAACAGGACATATCCGCTTTGACAGCAAAGGCGATCTGACCGGTGGCGCTGTTACTTTGTATCAAGTTAAGGCAGGACAGTGGCAGCCGCTGCAAACCATCAACAGCAAATAA
- a CDS encoding c-type cytochrome, protein MKMTFKIIAATCLTLSLNAHAETGMSMAQKNACMTCHSVEKKIVGPAFMDVSSKYRTELSSMVFKKPADKVTAENAIEDKLVEKVQKGGSGVWGEIPMPPHPQAKVGDLHVIVKWILSLK, encoded by the coding sequence ATGAAAATGACTTTCAAAATCATAGCTGCAACATGCTTGACACTTAGCTTGAATGCTCATGCAGAAACAGGTATGTCCATGGCACAAAAAAATGCATGTATGACCTGTCACAGTGTTGAGAAAAAGATAGTCGGACCAGCATTTATGGATGTTTCTTCCAAATATCGCACCGAACTATCCTCCATGGTATTTAAAAAACCTGCTGATAAAGTAACTGCAGAAAATGCCATTGAAGACAAGCTGGTAGAAAAAGTGCAAAAGGGTGGTTCCGGTGTATGGGGCGAAATTCCTATGCCACCTCACCCACAAGCTAAAGTTGGCGACTTGCATGTTATCGTTAAATGGATACTTAGCCTCAAATAA
- a CDS encoding ParA family protein → MASKNNLRAILIANPKGGSGKSTLAVSLAGALAATGQNVRLLDLDKQQSANAWLARRTADLPAIWPFQQDQPTVDKSGWLIIDSPAGLHGKNLERALKMVERVIVPIAPSLFDMEASRTFLDALKTEKAIRKERAFVGMVGMRVTPRTRVAQVLESFLEQHELPVLTHIQDTQAYVNAAFDGKSVFDLPSYQTQREREQWLPLLNWLNAAQ, encoded by the coding sequence TTGGCGAGTAAAAATAACCTGCGTGCAATACTGATTGCCAATCCAAAAGGCGGCAGTGGCAAATCCACCCTGGCCGTTAGTCTTGCAGGTGCATTAGCTGCAACGGGGCAGAACGTACGTCTGCTGGATTTGGATAAACAGCAGTCAGCGAACGCGTGGTTAGCGCGTCGAACTGCCGATTTACCTGCAATCTGGCCTTTTCAGCAAGATCAGCCTACCGTAGATAAGTCAGGCTGGTTGATTATTGATTCACCCGCCGGTTTACATGGCAAAAATCTGGAACGTGCATTGAAAATGGTTGAGCGTGTCATTGTGCCAATAGCGCCATCCCTGTTCGACATGGAAGCCAGCCGCACTTTTCTGGATGCCCTCAAAACCGAAAAAGCTATCCGCAAAGAACGTGCTTTTGTCGGCATGGTGGGTATGCGCGTCACGCCGAGGACGCGTGTGGCACAAGTACTGGAAAGCTTTTTGGAGCAGCACGAATTACCTGTGCTCACCCACATTCAGGATACCCAAGCCTACGTCAATGCTGCGTTTGACGGCAAAAGTGTATTCGATCTACCCAGCTACCAAACCCAGCGAGAACGTGAGCAATGGTTACCGTTATTAAATTGGCTAAACGCAGCGCAGTAG
- the ilvD gene encoding dihydroxy-acid dehydratase, which translates to MPTYRSRTTTQGRNMAGARALWRATGMKDGDFEKPIIAVANSFTQFVPGHVHLKDMGQLVAREIEKAGGVAKEFNTIAVDDGIAMGHGGMLYSLPSRELIADSVEYMVNAHCADALVCISNCDKITPGMLMAAMRLNIPVVFVSGGPMESGKTTIHGKVMKLDLVDAMVSAADTKETDAEVEQIERSACPTCGSCSGMFTANSMNCLTEALGLSLPGNGSTLATHADREQLFLEAGRLIVDLAKRHYEQDDYTVLPRSIASFGAFENAIALDIAMGGSTNTVLHLLAAAYEGGVPFTMQDIDRMSRRVPNLCKVAPATQQFHMEDVHRAGGVMGILGELDRAGLLHRDLPTVHSPSMAAALAKYDIMQTSDEAVQKFFRAGPGGVPTQVAFSQDKRWATLDTDRAAGCIRSLEHAYNKEGGLAVLHGNIAKDGCIVKTAGVDESIFKFSGPARIFESQDSAVEAILADQIVAGDIVLIRYEGPKGGPGMQEMLYPTSYIKSKGLGKACALITDGRFSGGTSGLSIGHVSPEAAEGGTIGLVEEGDIIEIDIPKRSIHLAVSDEVLAARRIDMDNRGHKAWQPVNRNRAVSVALRAYAAMTTSAATGAIRDVTQVERKR; encoded by the coding sequence ATGCCCACTTATCGTTCACGCACTACTACCCAAGGTCGCAACATGGCTGGAGCCCGCGCATTATGGCGCGCCACCGGCATGAAAGACGGTGATTTCGAAAAGCCTATCATCGCCGTTGCTAACTCATTTACCCAGTTCGTACCAGGACACGTCCACCTCAAGGACATGGGCCAACTGGTTGCACGTGAAATTGAAAAAGCAGGCGGTGTTGCCAAAGAATTTAATACCATCGCTGTCGATGACGGTATCGCCATGGGGCACGGCGGCATGCTTTACTCACTGCCGTCACGCGAGTTGATAGCCGACAGTGTGGAATACATGGTCAATGCCCACTGCGCTGACGCGTTGGTGTGTATTTCCAACTGCGACAAAATCACCCCGGGCATGTTAATGGCAGCAATGCGATTGAACATTCCGGTGGTATTTGTTTCTGGTGGCCCGATGGAATCAGGCAAAACCACTATCCACGGCAAAGTAATGAAGCTGGATCTGGTTGATGCCATGGTATCAGCCGCAGATACCAAAGAAACTGATGCTGAAGTCGAGCAGATAGAACGCTCCGCCTGCCCAACCTGCGGCTCCTGCTCGGGCATGTTTACCGCCAACTCGATGAATTGCCTGACCGAGGCACTGGGATTGAGCCTGCCAGGCAATGGCTCGACTCTGGCGACGCACGCTGACCGCGAACAACTATTCCTGGAAGCAGGGCGCCTGATCGTGGATTTGGCAAAACGCCACTATGAGCAGGACGATTACACAGTGTTGCCACGCAGCATCGCTTCATTTGGCGCATTCGAAAATGCGATCGCACTCGACATCGCCATGGGCGGATCGACCAACACTGTGCTGCACCTGCTGGCTGCTGCATATGAAGGAGGCGTACCATTTACCATGCAGGATATCGACCGCATGAGCCGCCGCGTGCCTAACCTGTGCAAAGTTGCACCAGCGACGCAACAATTCCATATGGAAGATGTGCACCGTGCCGGTGGCGTGATGGGCATACTGGGCGAATTGGATCGTGCCGGGCTGCTGCATCGTGACTTACCGACGGTACATAGCCCGTCTATGGCAGCAGCATTAGCCAAATATGACATCATGCAAACCAGTGACGAAGCGGTGCAGAAATTCTTCCGTGCTGGTCCAGGTGGCGTACCTACTCAAGTCGCATTCAGTCAGGATAAACGTTGGGCGACCTTGGACACTGACCGTGCTGCTGGCTGCATCCGCAGTCTGGAACATGCATACAACAAAGAAGGTGGCCTGGCAGTATTGCATGGCAACATTGCCAAGGACGGCTGTATCGTCAAAACCGCAGGCGTGGATGAAAGCATATTTAAATTCAGCGGTCCTGCACGTATTTTTGAATCGCAAGATAGCGCTGTTGAAGCAATTCTGGCTGACCAGATTGTTGCTGGCGACATCGTACTGATCCGCTATGAAGGTCCTAAAGGCGGCCCTGGTATGCAAGAAATGCTTTACCCAACCTCGTACATCAAATCCAAAGGACTGGGTAAAGCCTGCGCACTGATTACCGACGGACGCTTCTCTGGTGGCACCTCAGGCTTGAGCATAGGCCACGTTTCTCCCGAAGCAGCTGAAGGTGGCACCATCGGTCTGGTGGAAGAGGGCGATATCATAGAAATCGATATCCCCAAACGCAGCATCCATTTGGCCGTGAGCGATGAAGTGCTGGCAGCGCGTCGTATTGATATGGATAACCGAGGTCATAAAGCCTGGCAACCCGTCAATCGCAACCGTGCAGTTTCCGTAGCGTTACGCGCCTATGCGGCAATGACGACCTCGGCGGCAACTGGTGCAATTCGTGATGTCACCCAAGTCGAGCGCAAGCGTTAA
- the lgt gene encoding prolipoprotein diacylglyceryl transferase: MLIHPQFDPVAIAIGPLSIRWYGLMYLLAFVLLLVLGRVRIKQRPNSGWDIKQLDDVLFYGVLGVVLGGRLGYVLFYKFSYYLAHPIEVFYVWQGGMSFHGGFLGVAFAMWLFSRKEHKPWLAITDFIAPLVPLGLGAGRIGNFINGELWGRPTDLPWGMVFPQVDSVPRHPSQLYEFGLEGLVLFALVWFYSARPRPVGAVSGLFLVGYGTFRFLVEFSREPDDFLGLLAMGLSMGQWLSLPMIVAGVFMMIWAYRKK, translated from the coding sequence ATGCTTATACATCCTCAATTTGACCCTGTTGCGATTGCTATTGGCCCTCTTTCCATACGCTGGTATGGACTGATGTATTTACTGGCTTTTGTCTTGTTGCTGGTACTTGGACGTGTACGTATTAAGCAACGTCCAAATTCGGGTTGGGATATAAAACAGCTCGACGATGTGTTGTTTTACGGGGTGCTGGGTGTGGTGCTGGGTGGCCGACTGGGATATGTGCTGTTTTATAAATTCAGCTATTATTTGGCGCATCCGATAGAAGTTTTCTATGTGTGGCAAGGTGGCATGTCTTTCCACGGCGGCTTTCTCGGTGTGGCGTTTGCCATGTGGTTATTTTCCCGTAAAGAGCACAAACCCTGGCTGGCAATTACTGATTTTATCGCGCCACTGGTGCCGCTAGGTTTAGGTGCGGGACGTATTGGCAATTTTATTAATGGCGAATTATGGGGTCGTCCGACTGACTTGCCGTGGGGTATGGTTTTCCCGCAGGTTGATTCAGTGCCGCGTCATCCTTCGCAATTGTATGAGTTTGGTCTGGAAGGCTTGGTATTATTTGCGCTGGTCTGGTTTTACTCTGCACGGCCTCGTCCAGTTGGCGCGGTTTCGGGATTGTTTCTGGTAGGCTATGGGACGTTCCGCTTTCTGGTTGAATTTTCGCGTGAGCCTGATGATTTTCTTGGCTTGCTGGCGATGGGTCTGAGCATGGGTCAATGGCTGTCGTTGCCGATGATAGTGGCGGGTGTATTCATGATGATATGGGCATATCGTAAAAAATGA
- a CDS encoding hydrogen peroxide-inducible genes activator, whose translation MTLTELRYIVAVARERHFGRAAEACFVSQPTLSVAIKKLEDELGVALFERGNNEISVTPVGERIVDQAAQILEQTQSLKLLAQQGKNPLVGTFKIGSLYTIAPYLLPYLIPALQEIAPQMPLQLEENFTRKLAEKLRLGELDVIIVSLPFDEPGMETLMLYHEPFNVVLPVHHPWANKSSIAAVELSGENMLLLGDGHCFRDQVLQACPALNRSAASSGTIQKTLESSSLETIRYMVASGTGITIMPCTAATSATVNQGLLKFIPFAHPVPTRPVVLAWRKSYPRMAAIEALRRAILQCPLSCVDFVPSAALDS comes from the coding sequence ATGACTTTAACTGAGTTGCGTTATATTGTGGCCGTTGCGCGTGAACGGCATTTCGGGCGTGCGGCCGAAGCCTGTTTTGTATCGCAACCTACACTGAGCGTGGCGATTAAAAAACTGGAGGATGAACTTGGTGTAGCGCTGTTTGAGCGTGGTAATAATGAAATCAGCGTTACCCCGGTGGGTGAACGTATTGTCGATCAGGCGGCGCAGATACTGGAACAGACGCAATCACTCAAGCTATTGGCGCAACAGGGTAAAAACCCGCTGGTAGGAACATTTAAAATAGGCTCGCTGTACACAATAGCGCCGTACTTGCTACCCTATCTTATACCCGCACTGCAAGAAATTGCGCCGCAGATGCCGCTGCAACTGGAAGAAAATTTCACCCGTAAACTGGCCGAAAAGCTGCGGTTGGGCGAGCTGGATGTGATTATCGTATCGTTGCCGTTTGATGAGCCCGGTATGGAAACCTTGATGCTGTATCATGAACCATTCAATGTGGTATTACCTGTGCATCATCCGTGGGCAAATAAATCCAGTATTGCCGCGGTTGAACTGAGTGGTGAGAACATGTTGTTGCTGGGAGATGGACATTGTTTCCGCGATCAGGTGTTGCAGGCATGTCCAGCATTGAATCGTTCGGCGGCATCTTCGGGTACGATACAAAAGACACTGGAATCCAGTAGTCTGGAAACCATACGTTATATGGTGGCTTCTGGCACCGGAATCACTATCATGCCGTGCACGGCGGCCACTAGTGCGACGGTCAATCAGGGGCTGCTTAAATTTATTCCATTTGCGCACCCTGTTCCCACCCGTCCCGTGGTGCTGGCATGGCGTAAAAGCTACCCGCGTATGGCCGCTATTGAAGCCTTGCGTCGTGCTATTTTGCAATGCCCGCTGAGTTGTGTTGATTTTGTACCCAGTGCAGCGCTTGATAGTTAA
- a CDS encoding rubrerythrin family protein, whose product MANTDSVTVKNIEAAFAGESMAHIKYMYFAKMCRAVGDEATAKVFEETAAQEVMHAFGHLDLLYPKDTMSPARCLDMAIAGETYEYTEMYPNFRHAAVEEGNQAAVAEMDEQIAESKEHAARFQAMLEKAAKRFAALAKVEEKHANHYRDTLAKVQAA is encoded by the coding sequence ATGGCAAACACAGATTCAGTCACAGTTAAAAATATAGAAGCCGCATTTGCAGGCGAATCGATGGCGCATATTAAATATATGTATTTTGCAAAAATGTGTCGTGCTGTCGGCGATGAAGCCACAGCAAAAGTATTTGAAGAAACGGCAGCACAAGAAGTGATGCACGCTTTTGGTCATTTGGATCTGCTCTACCCTAAAGACACGATGAGCCCGGCCCGTTGTCTGGATATGGCGATAGCAGGTGAGACCTACGAGTACACCGAAATGTATCCTAATTTCCGTCATGCTGCGGTAGAAGAAGGCAATCAGGCGGCAGTAGCTGAAATGGACGAACAAATTGCAGAATCCAAAGAGCATGCAGCGCGTTTCCAGGCTATGCTGGAAAAGGCCGCTAAACGTTTTGCCGCATTGGCAAAAGTTGAAGAAAAACATGCGAATCATTATCGCGACACCTTGGCTAAAGTCCAGGCTGCGTAA
- a CDS encoding rubredoxin, which translates to MKTWQCVVCGFIYNEAAGLPEEGIAAGTAWTDIPEDWACPDCGVAKADFDMIEV; encoded by the coding sequence ATGAAAACTTGGCAATGTGTAGTATGTGGCTTTATTTACAACGAAGCAGCGGGCTTACCTGAAGAAGGTATTGCAGCGGGTACAGCGTGGACGGATATTCCAGAAGACTGGGCTTGTCCTGACTGTGGTGTAGCCAAAGCTGATTTTGACATGATAGAGGTTTAA
- a CDS encoding FAD-dependent oxidoreductase, with translation MNTSPIIIIGSGMAAYTLAREFRKLDADTALTIITADAGDAYSKPMLSTAYTQGKSAAQLVTMSADKMREQLKATILTHTRVIAINVAAKQVQLASETLDYSKLVLALGADTVKPKLEGDATDAIYSVNDLEDYARFRTAAEGKKRVTIFGGGLIGCEFANDLVNAGYSVDIAHPHHYPLERLMPEVPGMAIKNGLAQLGVRWHLGFASAVNHGTDGLVVTLNDGTTINADVVLSAIGLRPRIQMAQAAGINVQRGIVTDRQLRTNAPDVYALGDCAEVAGHVLPYVLPLMAQARALAATLSGTATEVAYPAMPVVVKTPACPTAVATANPLDGATWQVNCTEDGVCALYQDAEGKLLGFALTGKETAQRQTLAKQLPPILN, from the coding sequence ATGAATACGTCCCCCATTATCATTATTGGTAGCGGCATGGCAGCTTATACCCTGGCACGCGAATTTCGCAAACTGGATGCTGATACTGCCTTAACCATCATCACCGCTGATGCGGGGGACGCTTACAGCAAACCTATGTTGTCCACTGCCTATACGCAAGGTAAATCAGCCGCACAGCTGGTGACTATGTCCGCAGATAAAATGCGTGAACAGCTCAAAGCTACGATCTTGACCCATACTCGGGTGATCGCAATTAATGTTGCCGCTAAACAAGTTCAGCTGGCCAGTGAAACGCTGGATTACAGTAAGTTAGTACTCGCACTTGGTGCAGATACTGTGAAACCTAAGCTGGAGGGTGATGCGACTGATGCAATCTACTCGGTTAATGATCTGGAAGATTATGCACGTTTTCGCACAGCCGCAGAGGGTAAGAAGCGCGTCACTATCTTTGGTGGTGGCTTGATAGGTTGCGAATTCGCCAATGATTTGGTCAATGCAGGCTACAGCGTTGATATTGCACATCCGCATCACTACCCTCTGGAAAGGTTAATGCCAGAAGTGCCGGGTATGGCGATTAAAAATGGTTTGGCACAATTGGGCGTGCGCTGGCATTTGGGTTTTGCCAGTGCAGTTAATCACGGTACTGATGGTTTAGTGGTTACCTTGAATGATGGCACTACGATAAATGCGGATGTCGTGTTGTCAGCAATTGGTTTGCGCCCACGCATACAGATGGCGCAAGCGGCGGGTATTAACGTTCAACGCGGTATCGTAACTGACAGGCAGTTGCGCACCAATGCGCCAGATGTATACGCATTAGGTGATTGTGCGGAAGTTGCGGGACATGTGCTGCCATATGTTTTGCCACTCATGGCTCAAGCCCGTGCACTCGCAGCAACCTTGTCCGGTACAGCTACCGAAGTCGCTTATCCCGCCATGCCCGTCGTGGTTAAAACGCCCGCCTGCCCCACCGCTGTTGCCACAGCGAACCCGCTGGATGGCGCTACCTGGCAAGTCAATTGCACTGAAGATGGTGTGTGTGCGCTGTATCAGGATGCAGAGGGTAAATTACTGGGCTTCGCGTTGACTGGCAAAGAAACCGCGCAACGGCAGACGCTTGCAAAACAGCTGCCACCAATATTGAATTAG
- a CDS encoding GGDEF domain-containing protein, whose amino-acid sequence MDEIKSLNKINAAHLATLNMLSEVVIKLSTDGKLIRLTESWNKLLGVEIFNITSCPCLGKPFTDFVEVEDRTALSQLLSQLKQNEISTLRFRMLRADLAENWVEGKFTLFVNNHEQSVIRGVLRDVTESNLQEKRIAHLAMHDALTNLPNRILLEERMEQAINQARRTEFKVALLFIDLDNFKQVNDVHGHEAGDQLLIAISNILKSNLRTSDTLARWGGDEFVVLLQGMQQVSEICNIAEKLMRAIENMDDDISKLVTLSIGAAIFPDDADTSHNLLQHADKALFFAKSQGRNNIQLYNNMN is encoded by the coding sequence ATGGATGAAATCAAGAGTTTAAATAAAATTAATGCAGCCCATCTTGCGACCTTAAACATGCTGAGTGAGGTGGTGATTAAACTCTCCACTGATGGCAAATTAATACGGCTGACTGAAAGCTGGAATAAATTATTGGGTGTAGAAATTTTCAACATAACCAGCTGCCCCTGTCTGGGCAAGCCCTTTACCGACTTCGTAGAAGTTGAAGATCGCACTGCTTTGAGTCAGCTGCTCAGCCAACTAAAACAAAATGAAATCAGCACATTACGGTTCCGCATGTTGCGAGCAGACCTTGCTGAGAATTGGGTGGAAGGTAAATTTACATTATTTGTTAATAACCATGAGCAATCGGTAATTCGCGGCGTTTTAAGGGATGTAACCGAATCAAATTTACAAGAAAAACGTATTGCTCATTTGGCGATGCACGATGCATTAACCAACTTGCCTAACCGCATATTGTTGGAAGAACGAATGGAACAAGCCATTAATCAGGCCAGACGTACGGAGTTTAAAGTTGCACTATTGTTTATTGATCTTGATAATTTCAAACAGGTTAATGATGTTCATGGTCACGAGGCGGGAGATCAACTTCTTATCGCCATCAGCAATATTTTGAAGTCAAATTTACGCACCAGTGACACATTGGCACGCTGGGGTGGCGATGAGTTTGTAGTGCTATTGCAAGGAATGCAGCAGGTGAGTGAAATCTGCAACATTGCCGAGAAATTAATGCGCGCAATAGAAAATATGGACGACGATATCAGTAAATTAGTCACCCTCAGCATAGGGGCCGCAATTTTCCCCGATGATGCAGATACCAGTCATAATTTATTGCAGCATGCGGATAAGGCGTTATTTTTCGCTAAATCCCAAGGCCGCAATAACATTCAGTTATATAACAACATGAACTAA
- the corA gene encoding magnesium/cobalt transporter CorA — protein sequence MRHKKNIHKSGMPPGTLVYATDQPTTRDAGVTLFDFDEQLVVENAIHEIAECLPFINAQTVTWVNVDDVQTPGLLESFGKILGFHPLMLEDILHTDQRPKYEDYGDYLYLVVKMLDFDSGKNEIVVEQLSLVLGENYIISFQERPGDMFDALRERIRKNASRIRKSKADYTAYALMDLVVDRYFDVLEKFGDRIVALETILAKHPKPDTLRNIHKLRQELIFLRKSVWPLRDVVASMQRAESPLIRDSTELFLRDLHDHVLRVTDSIDTYRDMLSSMQDVYLSTISNRTNEIMKVLTLFSSIFLPLTFIVGIFGMNFRNFPELDWPHGLQGTLLLMLVTGVGMYLFFKYKKWI from the coding sequence ATGCGACACAAGAAGAATATCCACAAATCTGGCATGCCACCTGGCACCTTGGTCTATGCTACAGATCAGCCCACAACTCGGGATGCAGGAGTTACCCTATTCGATTTCGATGAGCAGCTTGTAGTTGAAAATGCTATTCATGAGATTGCTGAATGTCTGCCGTTTATCAACGCACAGACTGTGACCTGGGTTAATGTCGATGATGTACAAACACCTGGATTGCTGGAAAGCTTTGGTAAAATATTGGGGTTTCATCCGCTCATGCTGGAAGACATCCTGCATACCGATCAACGTCCAAAATATGAAGATTACGGTGATTACCTGTACCTCGTAGTCAAAATGCTGGATTTCGACAGCGGCAAAAATGAAATCGTCGTTGAGCAATTAAGTCTGGTGCTCGGCGAGAATTACATAATTTCGTTTCAGGAACGTCCTGGCGATATGTTCGATGCCCTGCGTGAGCGCATACGTAAGAATGCCAGCCGTATTCGCAAATCGAAAGCCGATTACACCGCCTACGCTTTAATGGATTTAGTCGTTGACCGTTATTTCGATGTGCTTGAAAAATTCGGCGACCGTATCGTAGCGCTGGAAACGATATTGGCAAAACACCCTAAGCCGGACACTTTGCGCAACATCCACAAGCTGCGTCAGGAGCTGATTTTTCTACGCAAATCCGTATGGCCTTTGCGTGACGTAGTTGCCTCCATGCAGCGTGCCGAATCGCCGCTGATACGCGACAGTACCGAGCTATTCCTGCGCGACTTGCACGACCATGTGCTGCGCGTTACCGACAGTATCGACACATACCGCGACATGCTATCGAGCATGCAGGACGTGTACCTGTCCACCATCAGCAACCGCACTAATGAGATCATGAAAGTACTGACATTATTTTCCAGCATCTTTCTGCCACTCACCTTCATCGTCGGTATATTTGGCATGAATTTCCGTAACTTTCCCGAGCTAGACTGGCCCCATGGCCTGCAAGGCACATTGCTGCTAATGCTGGTGACTGGCGTGGGAATGTATCTATTCTTCAAGTATAAAAAATGGATTTAA
- the tsaA gene encoding tRNA (N6-threonylcarbamoyladenosine(37)-N6)-methyltransferase TrmO gives MNAVAQTVDSNHAYIMQEEITVQPIGHVRSEIIEPIFGGWRDHISQIVLDPAHAASLQGLLTYSHVMVVFWMHYVCYSKSVHVPQAKELVPEVGIFACRCPARPNPVGCTTVRLLEIKDNILTLQGLDAVHETPIIDIKPVTPQYDCTEQDEIRVPDWIFRLDY, from the coding sequence ATGAACGCTGTAGCACAAACAGTCGATTCTAACCATGCATACATAATGCAAGAAGAAATTACGGTACAGCCCATTGGTCATGTACGCAGTGAAATTATCGAGCCCATTTTCGGCGGCTGGCGAGACCATATCTCCCAGATCGTACTTGACCCAGCCCACGCCGCTTCGTTACAGGGGCTATTAACTTATTCGCACGTCATGGTTGTTTTCTGGATGCATTATGTCTGTTATAGCAAATCAGTCCATGTACCGCAAGCCAAGGAACTAGTACCCGAAGTGGGTATTTTTGCCTGCCGCTGTCCTGCACGCCCTAATCCTGTTGGCTGCACGACCGTACGATTGCTGGAAATCAAAGACAATATCCTCACGCTACAGGGGCTGGATGCCGTGCATGAAACGCCTATTATCGATATCAAACCAGTCACACCACAGTATGACTGTACGGAACAGGATGAAATCCGCGTACCCGACTGGATATTCCGTCTGGATTACTAA